ATAAAATGGCCCTGGAAAGCAAATGAAGCATCACGGATGATCCATTATCCCTGGCAAGAGGCGCTTGCCATTCCGGTTCTGGCAAATCTGACGCAGGAAGAGCAGCAGCGTCTTGTCCAGCTTGCCGAACGTTTTTTACAGCAGAAGCGCCTGGCCCCACTACAGGGGTTCGATCTTGACGCCCTCAAGAGCTGCCGTATCGCCCTGCTCTTTTGCCTGCCGGTGCTCGAGCTGGGCCTTGAGTGGCTCGATGGGTTTCATGAGGTGTTAATCTATCCCGCCCCCTTTGTTGTCGATGACGAATGGGAAGATGATATTGGCCTGGTGCATAACCAGCGAGTGGTGCACTCCGGGCAGAGCTGGCAGCAGGGGCCGATCGTCCTTAACTGGCTGGACATTCAGGACTCGTTTGATGCCTCAGGTTATAACCTGATTATTCATGAAGTGGCGCATAAGCTTGATACCCGCAACGGCGACCGGGCCAGCGGCGTACCGATGATCACCCTGCGTGAGGTGGCAGGCTGGGAGCACGATCTCCACGCCGCCATGAACAATATCCAGGATGAGATCGATCTGGTAGGCGAAAGTACGGCTAGCATTGACGCCTATGCCGCCACCGATCCCGCCGAGTGCTTCGCCGTCCTCTCCGAATACTTCTTTAGCGCGCCGGAACTGTTTGCCCCACGCTTCCCTTCGCTGTGGCAGCGATTCTGCCAGTTCTATCGTCAGGATCCGTTAGCACGTCTACGCGCCAATACGCCAGCCTTGATGTCAGGTCGGTATCGCGTTCAGTAAAAAACCAGCTTGTGCTTTAATTAACCATTTGAATCAGCATCTTAAATTTAGTGTTGACACAAAAATACGGGGCCAGTAATATGCGCCCCGTTCACACGATTCCTCTGTAGTTCAGTCGGTAGAACGGCGGACTGTTAATCCGTATGTCACTGGTTCGAGTCCAGTCAGAGGAGCCAAATTAGAGAAGCCCGCTTTTCAGCGGGCTTCTTGCTTTTCTACCGTTACTCAACAATACAATTTGTCTAGTGAAGCAGCGGTCATAATGTCCCGATTTTCCTTTCAGGAGCGCCGGTTTTTTAGATCATTAGATCTGATAATCCAGCACCATCTCATCCGGCTCCATCACCTGACGTTTAATATCTTCTACCGAGAGCCCTGCATTACACAATTCAATAAAGCGCCAGACATAGTTGCGCTGCAGCTGTCCCCGCTTAAGTCCCAGCCAGACGGTATTAGCATCAAACAGGTGGCGCGTATCCAGACGAACAAGGTTTCCGACTTCCTGTTCGCTGCCGGACTGTTCAGCAACGATGCCGACGCCCAACCCCAGCTCAACATAGGTTCTGATCACATCTGAATCCTGCGCACTGAGCACGACGTCTGGGATCAACCCTTTACGTCCAAAGGCTTCATCGATACGTGACCGGCCGGTAATACCCTGTCGATAGGTGATCAGCGGCCAGCGGCTTATCTCCTCCAGCGTAAGCGGAGAAGCACTGGCAAGCGGATGATCGTTGGGGACCAGCAGGCTGTGATGCCAGCGGAACCAAGGGAATGCCACCAGAGCCGGATCGTTACTCAGACGTTCACTGGCGATACCAATATCCGCTCCGCCATTGTTGAGCAGTGATTCGATCTCCTGCGGCGTCCCCTGAATAAGTTCGAGCCGCACCTCGGGAAAGAGCGCGCGGAAGGATTTGATCACTGGCGGCAGGCTATAGCGTGCCTGGGTGTGGGTGGTGGCGATAGTTAAGACGCCGGAGGTGTCATTGGTAAATAGATCGGCGAGCCGGCGAACGTTGCTCGCCTCATTAAGGATCCTTTCGGCAATCACCAGCAGCGCTTTGCCTGGCTCGGTCATACCCAGTAGGCGTTTTCCACGGCGGATGAAGATCTCAATTCCCAGCTCCTCTTCCAGCTCGCGAATATGGCGGCTGACGCCGGATTGCGATGTATATAGCATGTTGGCGACCTCTGTCAGGTTGTAATCCCGACGTGCCGCTTCGCGAATTATTTTTAGTTGCTGGAAATTCATCCTGCCCTCCAGAGCCATCAGATTTGTCACTATTGTTAAAGTCTGAGGCCTGGCAGGACAAATAATAAAAACCAGCAACTTATGCTATTTAGGAATAACTCTAGCCAACGAGCAGAAGCTCTCGATTCTCAAGCGTAGGCCGGCTGACCAGCGACATCAGAATATCTTTCACCGCCTGCGCCTGCGGCGACAGCGAGCCGTGAGCGGAGGTATTCAAAGAGAGTGGGAGGCTCATGGAGGGCGCAGTAATGCGTGCCATCCAGCCGTTCGCTGCACTGCACAAGGAGCGTGCGGCAGACTCAGGCAGCACCGTAACGCCCATTCCGCTGGCAATCGCGGCGGTTAAGGTGGTGATGGATTCAATCTCGCCAATAATTTTTGCCGTCAGGCGACGCAAGGAGAACGCTTCGTCAACCCGCAGGCGCACCGCGCTGTAGTCACGAGGTAGGAACAGGTTCATCTCCGCCACGGCGGTGAGATCGACGCTCTGTCCTGGGCAATCCCGGGTCCCTACCAGGTAGAGATCTTCTTTTAGCAGCGGCTGACTGGCAATACCCGCAGACGGCGCGCGCTCATACAGCACGGCCATATCGAGCTGGCCTCCAAGCAGCTTATCATTAAGATCGCTGCCGCTGTTTTCGTGCAGGTAGACCATCACGTCCGGCAGCTCATTGCGTACCGCCTGCAGCAGTGGCATGGTGATGGACGAGGCCGCAGTACCCGGTGCGAGGCCAATCGCCACCTGTCCACGCAGCGTTTGACCGACGTTATTGACCGCCAACTGAGCCTGCTCGCACTGGCGCAGAATAGTGCGGGCGTGAGTGTAGAGGATCTTCCCGGCTTCGGTCGGGGTGACACCGCGCTTGGTGCGGATTAACAGCTGTTGATCCATCTCACCTTCGAGTGTGGCGACCTGCTGGCTCAGCGCGGGTTGGGCGATATGCAAGACTTCAGCGGCCTGGGTCAGGCTACCGATATCGACGATTTTTACGAAATACTTTAGCCGTCTTAAGTTCATTTTGCCTCCGGAACTCAACGCGTGGGTGAGTGCTTATCAGTGTCTTGTCGGAGGAGTTGCAAGATGCTTGCCAGTTTTAAAAAGTAGTTTTAATTCTGTCTAACAGGCTGGATTATAAGCATTTCTGATTACCCCTCTCCTGATCTGCCCTTGCAGCGCTATTTGCCCCTGCCCCATAAGGGGTAGAAATGCACCAGTGTGGTGCACCATCATCACTTTTGCTGATGAATACGCCAAATTGCTGCAAATCTCAGCAAACGAGCATCAGAAGCATATCCATGCTTTGACAAGCGGATCTGCCGCCGTTACTATTCGCATCGTTCACACGATTCCTCTGTAGTTCAGTCGGTAGAACGGCGGACTGTTAATCCGTATGTCACTGGTTCGAGTCCAGTCAGAGGAGCCAAATTCAAAAAAGCCCGCTTTTTAGCGGGCTTTTTGCTTTTACATGGTAACTACCCTTTAGTCCTACGTTATCTTTCTCATCTTTCGTCATCGTAAATGACGGATAGCATATCTTTTGAGATAGGCAGCGTCATACAATGATGGTGCGCTACAACGCATCGTAAAGGAAATATGGCTTTAGCTGAGGGTTAGTATGAAGCAAAAGACAATTTATTAATTAAAATTATAAATACATAATTAAGTCATTTACATTATAAATAAACCTTTTAGAATATTAAAAAAAATAGCATAAATTAAAATTTTGTAAAGTTTATTACGTTCACTATTTATTTCAGACAACTTACTCGAATGATAACTCTTTATGGCATTAGCTTAATATTAATACTTGCCGGGTAATTTTCAAATAACCTTATAAATTGCAGCATCATTTTTTTCACTGACCGTCGCATATAATTATTGAGGTCGATCACAAAATTTAATTCTTTTAAAGATTATCCTACCTTAAAGCTAGATATCATGGTAACACTGTGTAGTATTTTTTGCGGTATAATTTATAAGAACGAAAGCAATGTTTGATCTTTGGCATCTCAATGCATATTCAATCTATACATTTTTATTACATGCTTTATATATCATATTTTTTATCGCGTATATGGCTAGGTAGGATTTTATATACTATCTTCTCTAAAGAGGTTTCACCTTTAGGTTTAATTTGGTATTAAAGTTGTTTCCTCGAATACATACGATAGTGATTTTCTAAAATTTTAATTAAAGGGGAGAAGTATGTCGAAAGCTATAAATCAACTTAATGATATTCTTTCACTACGTGCCCAAGCACGTAAGCTTCCCCTTAGCTTTCTAGAAAAATTCTTGGATAAATTTACGGTTGTAATATTTGAACGGCGTGATGAAGAAGCGAACCACAAGTTAATTAAAAAATACCAATTAGAAAAGATGGAAAAAATCAGGATTATGATGCTTAATGATTGTATCGATCCTGCTGAAATGGTTTTATTTTCAACTCAGTCAATGAAACAGAAAAAAACAAGATCAGATCGATCTCCGAAATATTGGTATAAGGATTTAAATGGTGGAGTCAAGACCTGGACAGGACAAGGGCGCAAACCCAAACCAATAGCAGATTTGATTGCTAAAGGGTATAAGCTTGAAGATTTTAAAATAAAATAAAAATATAACCCAATTATATAAATATATTTTTTTTAAAAATTAGTTAACATTGCTTCTATTAACAGTTAACTTTTGATTCAACCTTATATCTATTACATCAAAGACGCCCCCTTTTTACCAGTATTTAACATTAGCATTAAAACAGGCTTTTTTTTAATTCCAAATAGAAAAACACCCCATTACAAAGCATCATTTATAGAACAAGGTATGTTTGCGATATTTTAACAAGCTGCAAAGCCCCCTAATACTATTCTTTGCTTTTCCGTTAACTCAACATACCTTCCATAAAAAGATAGTGCAGGTCTTTATTCGGATTTTTATGATTTAATAAAAATGAACCATAAATGAGGTTAAACGCAGACAGCGATATCGACGTTGCCATGCATAGATTACGGAACCTTACTTGCGCGCAACTATCGGTACTGAATAACAAGACGCTTCATGGATCTGGTGGCGGGTAGCTTCATACTCCACCAAGATAGGCCTTCCGCACGTCAGGATCCGCAAGCAGCTGCGCCCCGCTGCCGCTGAGGCGAATTTCGCCGTTGATCATCACATAGGCGCGGTCAGAGAGCCTTAGGGCGTGGTTGGCGTTCTGTTCCACCAGGAACAGCGTCATTCCCTTCTGGGTGAGTTCCCTCAGCACCTGGAAAATCTGCTTCACCACCAGCGGAGCCAGGCCAAGGCTGGGCTCATCCAGCAGCAGCAGTCGGGGCCGGCTCATTAGTGCCCGAGCGATAGCCAGCATCTGCTGCTCGCCGCCGGAAAGGGTCATCGCCCGCTGGCTACGCCGCTCCTCCAGCAACGGAAAGATGTCGTACATCCGCGCCCTGTCCTCTTTCTGGTAGCGATCGCCAATCGGGATGGTACCCATCAATAAATTCTCCTCCACCGTCATATCGGGAAAGATACGCCGCCCTTCCGGGGCCTGGGCGATGCCGTTGCTGGCGATAAAGTGGGTGGATTTATGGCTAATATTCTCCCCGCGATAGCGTATCTCCCCGCTGGCGATGCGCGGCTGACCAAAGACCGACATCAGCAGCGTTGACTTGCCCGCGCCGTTGGCACCAATCAGCGAAACGGTTTCGCCTTCGTTTACCGTCAAAGAGACGCTCTTCAAAGCCTGAATTGGGCCGTAGAAAACATCGACCTGGTGAAACTCAAGCAGTGGCTGGCTCATCGATCTATCGCCTCCTCGTCAGTCCCCAGATAGGCAGCAATGACGCTGGCATTGGTCTGGATCGCCTCTGGCGTCCCGCGCGCGATAACATTGCCGTGGTCGAGGACGATCACCCAGTCGGCAATCGACATTACCATGCCCATGTCGTGCTCGATCAGCAGCACAGTGACCCCATGCTGTTGGCGCAGGGTCCGCACAATTTGGCTCAGGGCATGGGTCTCGACGGGGTTCAGCCCCGCCGCAGGCTCATCCAGGCAGATCATCTCCGGCCCGGTGCACATGGCGCGGGCGATCTCCAGTCGGCGCTGCTGGCCATAGGAGAGCGTCCCGGCCAGCCGGTTGGCGCACTCTACCATCTCAACCACCTCCAGCCAGTAGAAGGCCCGATCCAGAGCCTGATTCTCGGCCCGGCGGTAGCCAGGCGTATTGAGGATCCCGGCAATCAGGTTGCGGTTAGCCTGCATGTGCTGGGCCACCAGCAAGTTCTCCACCACCGACATCTCGCGAAAAAGGCGGATATTCTGGAAGGTGCGTGCCAGCCCGGCACGGTTCACCAGATGAGTGCCGCCAAACATCTTGTAGCCAATCCGGGACAGTAACCGGCGCGGATGAAGAAAATCACCTGCCCGCAGCGTCTGGCCCAGCACCTGCACGATATCGGTGGTGCGCGACCGCGTCTCCAGCAGGATCGATCCACCGGAAGCCTGATAAAAGCCGGTCAGACAGTTGAATACCGTGGTTTTCCCCGCGCCGTTGGGGCCAATGAGGGCCGTGATCGAGCCGCGTTCAACCTCCAGACTGACGTTGTTGAGCGCTTTGATCCCACCGAAGTGCATCATTAGGTTATCCACGCGTAAGATGGCGTCGCTCATGGCGCAACGCCTTTACGCACGGCGAATCCGGCCCGGCTGGTACGCACCAGACCACGCGGCCGCCAGATCATCATCAGCACCATCAGTACGCCGAACAGCAGCACCCGGTACTCGGCGAAATCCCGCAGCAGTTCCGGGGCGACGGTAAGAATAAACGCCGCCAGCACTACGCCGAGCGTGGAGCCCATCCCGCCCAACACCACAATAGCGAGGATCAGCGCCGACTCAAAAAAGGTAAACGAGGTAGGGTTAACAAAGCCCTGGTAGGTGGCAAAGAAGACACCAGCGATCCCGGCTGTGGAAGCGCCGAGCATAAACGCCGACAGCTTGACCAGAACGTGGTTTAGACCCAACGAGCGGCAGGCGACCTCATCTTCACGCAGCGCCTCCCAGGCGCGGCCGATAGGCATGGTGGTTAGGCGATGTTTAATAAACAGCACTACTACGACAACCAGAATCAGCACCGCGTAGATAAAGATAAACTTGAGGTTGGGGTTATAGGTAATGCCAAAAAATTCATGAAAGGGAACGCCGCCGTCTCGCGCTCGACGGCTAAACTCCAGGCCTAAAAAGGTTGGCGCGGGTGCGGAGATGCCGTTTGGCCCGCCGGTAAAGCTCACCCAGTTGTTGAGCACCAGACGAATGATCTCCCCGAAGCCGAGGGTGACAATCGCCAGATAGTCGCCGTGCATCCGCAGCACCGGAAAACCCAGCAACGCCCCGGCCAGCGCCGCGATAATCGCCCCCAGGGGCAGCATCACCCAAAACCCCAGGCCAAGATACTGATACCCCAGCGCCAGACCATAGGCACCGATGGCATAAAACGCGACGTAGCCGAGGTCCAGCAGCCCGGCCAGGCCCACCACGATGTTGAGTCCCAGCCCGAGCAGAACATAGATCAGCCCGAGGATCGCGACGGTCAGAAGGTATTTACTGGCAACAAAGGGAAACAGCATTGCCAGCACCAGCAGCAGCGGACCGATCCAACGTAGGTGAGAGATGTGATCCGGAGAGCGCACAAAGACCCCATCGTTGGCGCTCTCAAAGCGGCGGGTAAATTGTCGCCCGCGCGTCGTTTGCAGCGCCAGGCTCAGCAGAAAGCGTCCGGCCATGACGATCGCTACCAGCATTGCGACGCGTCCCGGGGCAAGATTAAAGCTGTAGCCTTTAAGCACCACACCAACAATCGGCCCGAACACTACCAGCGCGCACAGTCCGGCCAGGAGGGTATCCCGCAGACACTGCATCATATCCAGCCGGGGTTTTATCGCCGCATCCGTCATGCTCGCGCTCCTCATACCTTCGCCACCACCGGGCGGCCCAGCAGCCCCTGCGGGCGGAAAATCAAAATGGCAACCAGCAGCGCAAAGGAGAAGACGTCCTTATAGTCAGAGTTGACCAGCCCGGCGAACTGCGCTTCGGCCACTCCCAGCAGCAGGCCACCCAGCATCGCGCCGGGCAGCGAGCCGATCCCGCCCAGCACGGCGGCGGTAAAAGCTTTGATGCCAATGATAAAGCCGATATAGAAATCAAAGGTGCCGTAGTTCATGGTGACCAGCACCCCGGCCAGCCCCGCCATCGCTGCCCCCATCACAAACACCAGCGAGATAACCCGATCGGTA
Above is a genomic segment from Enterobacter sp. C2 containing:
- the mtfA gene encoding DgsA anti-repressor MtfA, with translation MIKWPWKANEASRMIHYPWQEALAIPVLANLTQEEQQRLVQLAERFLQQKRLAPLQGFDLDALKSCRIALLFCLPVLELGLEWLDGFHEVLIYPAPFVVDDEWEDDIGLVHNQRVVHSGQSWQQGPIVLNWLDIQDSFDASGYNLIIHEVAHKLDTRNGDRASGVPMITLREVAGWEHDLHAAMNNIQDEIDLVGESTASIDAYAATDPAECFAVLSEYFFSAPELFAPRFPSLWQRFCQFYRQDPLARLRANTPALMSGRYRVQ
- the cbl gene encoding HTH-type transcriptional regulator Cbl codes for the protein MNFQQLKIIREAARRDYNLTEVANMLYTSQSGVSRHIRELEEELGIEIFIRRGKRLLGMTEPGKALLVIAERILNEASNVRRLADLFTNDTSGVLTIATTHTQARYSLPPVIKSFRALFPEVRLELIQGTPQEIESLLNNGGADIGIASERLSNDPALVAFPWFRWHHSLLVPNDHPLASASPLTLEEISRWPLITYRQGITGRSRIDEAFGRKGLIPDVVLSAQDSDVIRTYVELGLGVGIVAEQSGSEQEVGNLVRLDTRHLFDANTVWLGLKRGQLQRNYVWRFIELCNAGLSVEDIKRQVMEPDEMVLDYQI
- the nac gene encoding nitrogen assimilation transcriptional regulator NAC, with protein sequence MNLRRLKYFVKIVDIGSLTQAAEVLHIAQPALSQQVATLEGEMDQQLLIRTKRGVTPTEAGKILYTHARTILRQCEQAQLAVNNVGQTLRGQVAIGLAPGTAASSITMPLLQAVRNELPDVMVYLHENSGSDLNDKLLGGQLDMAVLYERAPSAGIASQPLLKEDLYLVGTRDCPGQSVDLTAVAEMNLFLPRDYSAVRLRVDEAFSLRRLTAKIIGEIESITTLTAAIASGMGVTVLPESAARSLCSAANGWMARITAPSMSLPLSLNTSAHGSLSPQAQAVKDILMSLVSRPTLENRELLLVG
- a CDS encoding H-NS family nucleoid-associated regulatory protein, whose amino-acid sequence is MSKAINQLNDILSLRAQARKLPLSFLEKFLDKFTVVIFERRDEEANHKLIKKYQLEKMEKIRIMMLNDCIDPAEMVLFSTQSMKQKKTRSDRSPKYWYKDLNGGVKTWTGQGRKPKPIADLIAKGYKLEDFKIK
- a CDS encoding ABC transporter ATP-binding protein — protein: MSQPLLEFHQVDVFYGPIQALKSVSLTVNEGETVSLIGANGAGKSTLLMSVFGQPRIASGEIRYRGENISHKSTHFIASNGIAQAPEGRRIFPDMTVEENLLMGTIPIGDRYQKEDRARMYDIFPLLEERRSQRAMTLSGGEQQMLAIARALMSRPRLLLLDEPSLGLAPLVVKQIFQVLRELTQKGMTLFLVEQNANHALRLSDRAYVMINGEIRLSGSGAQLLADPDVRKAYLGGV
- a CDS encoding ATP-binding cassette domain-containing protein; protein product: MSDAILRVDNLMMHFGGIKALNNVSLEVERGSITALIGPNGAGKTTVFNCLTGFYQASGGSILLETRSRTTDIVQVLGQTLRAGDFLHPRRLLSRIGYKMFGGTHLVNRAGLARTFQNIRLFREMSVVENLLVAQHMQANRNLIAGILNTPGYRRAENQALDRAFYWLEVVEMVECANRLAGTLSYGQQRRLEIARAMCTGPEMICLDEPAAGLNPVETHALSQIVRTLRQQHGVTVLLIEHDMGMVMSIADWVIVLDHGNVIARGTPEAIQTNASVIAAYLGTDEEAIDR
- the livM gene encoding high-affinity branched-chain amino acid ABC transporter permease LivM, coding for MTDAAIKPRLDMMQCLRDTLLAGLCALVVFGPIVGVVLKGYSFNLAPGRVAMLVAIVMAGRFLLSLALQTTRGRQFTRRFESANDGVFVRSPDHISHLRWIGPLLLVLAMLFPFVASKYLLTVAILGLIYVLLGLGLNIVVGLAGLLDLGYVAFYAIGAYGLALGYQYLGLGFWVMLPLGAIIAALAGALLGFPVLRMHGDYLAIVTLGFGEIIRLVLNNWVSFTGGPNGISAPAPTFLGLEFSRRARDGGVPFHEFFGITYNPNLKFIFIYAVLILVVVVVLFIKHRLTTMPIGRAWEALREDEVACRSLGLNHVLVKLSAFMLGASTAGIAGVFFATYQGFVNPTSFTFFESALILAIVVLGGMGSTLGVVLAAFILTVAPELLRDFAEYRVLLFGVLMVLMMIWRPRGLVRTSRAGFAVRKGVAP